One Denticeps clupeoides chromosome 3, fDenClu1.1, whole genome shotgun sequence DNA window includes the following coding sequences:
- the tmem38b gene encoding trimeric intracellular cation channel type B isoform X3, whose protein sequence is MDLLTLLPFEELSLGLSNLRMFPFFDVAHYVVSVMALREQPGSMDVAQRSPFACWFSSMLYCFGGAILSGLMMAEPPVAPLSNGTNILLASLVWYLVFYCPQDALYSCAAFLPVRLVLTGMKEVTRTWKVLGGVLQAQKKYKDGLLVMVAVGWAKGAGGGLMSNFEQLVRGIWKPETNELLKMSYPTKITLIGAVLFALQQNHYLPLQKHHLMLIYTVFIVVNKTRMMLTGSNSSPFAPVESAMYHTLFARPSKDSSLTCGTKATTKPTASAASAIDGKADGNSRNGSTAGGLECSCNGLNGSTHEPSAHEESSADQAEPKDTSNKKTD, encoded by the exons ATGGATCTTTTAACTCTGCTGCCCTTTGAGGAGCTGTCGCTCGGACTGTCCAACCTGCGGATGTTTCCGTTTTTTGACGTGGCGCATTACGTCGTGTCCGTGATGGCGCTGCGCGAGCAGCCAG GGAGTATGGACGTGGCGCAGCGGAGCCCCTTCGCCTGCTGGTTCAGCTCCATGCTGTACTGTTTCGGTGGGGCCATTCTCTCGGGACTCATGATGGCAGAACCTCCGGTTGCCCCTCTGTCCAACGGTACCAACATCCTTCTGGCCTCACTAGTCTG GTACCTGGTGTTCTACTGCCCTCAGGATGCACTGTACTCATGTGCTGCGTTTCTGCCTGTTCGCTTGGTTCTGACCGGGATGAAGGAGGTGACCCGGACCTGGAAGGTGCTGGGAGGGGTTCTCCAAGCTCAGAAGAAATATAAGGATGGGTTGCTGGTGATGGTTGCTGTGGGTTGGGCCAAAG GTGCTGGTGGAGGCCTGATGAGTAACTTCGAGCAGCTGGTGCGTGGAATCTGGAAGCCCGAAACCAACGAGCTGCTGAAGATGTCATA TCCCACCAAGATCACGTTGATTGGCGCTGTGCTGTTTGCCCTGCAGCAGAATCATTACTTGCCTCTTCAGAAGCACCACCTCATGCTCATCTACACCGTCTTCATCGTTGTCAACAAG ACAAGAATGATGTTGACTGGTTCCAATTCCTCGCCATTTGCCCCTGTGGAGTCTGCCATGTACCACACGCTGTTCGCGCGGCCCAGCAAAGACTCCAGCCTTACTTGTGGGACCAAAGCCACAACCAAGCCTACAGCATCTGCGGCCAGTGCCATCGACGGTAAAGCAGACGGTAATTCCAGGAACGGCTCAACGGCTGGTGGCCTTGAATGCAGCTGCAACGGGCTGAACGGCAGTACCCATGAGCCCTCTGCACATGAGGAGAGCTCAGCTGACCAGGCAGAGCCGAAAGACACATCAAACAAAAAGACAGATTAG
- the tmem38b gene encoding trimeric intracellular cation channel type B isoform X1: MDLLTLLPFEELSLGLSNLRMFPFFDVAHYVVSVMALREQPGSMDVAQRSPFACWFSSMLYCFGGAILSGLMMAEPPVAPLSNGTNILLASLVWYLVFYCPQDALYSCAAFLPVRLVLTGMKEVTRTWKVLGGVLQAQKKYKDGLLVMVAVGWAKDQPPAYPPPATLLCPFHPCLNSLLLLSHLPLVWTVDPKDLNSCSFTSSTPCAGGGLMSNFEQLVRGIWKPETNELLKMSYPTKITLIGAVLFALQQNHYLPLQKHHLMLIYTVFIVVNKTRMMLTGSNSSPFAPVESAMYHTLFARPSKDSSLTCGTKATTKPTASAASAIDGKADGNSRNGSTAGGLECSCNGLNGSTHEPSAHEESSADQAEPKDTSNKKTD, encoded by the exons ATGGATCTTTTAACTCTGCTGCCCTTTGAGGAGCTGTCGCTCGGACTGTCCAACCTGCGGATGTTTCCGTTTTTTGACGTGGCGCATTACGTCGTGTCCGTGATGGCGCTGCGCGAGCAGCCAG GGAGTATGGACGTGGCGCAGCGGAGCCCCTTCGCCTGCTGGTTCAGCTCCATGCTGTACTGTTTCGGTGGGGCCATTCTCTCGGGACTCATGATGGCAGAACCTCCGGTTGCCCCTCTGTCCAACGGTACCAACATCCTTCTGGCCTCACTAGTCTG GTACCTGGTGTTCTACTGCCCTCAGGATGCACTGTACTCATGTGCTGCGTTTCTGCCTGTTCGCTTGGTTCTGACCGGGATGAAGGAGGTGACCCGGACCTGGAAGGTGCTGGGAGGGGTTCTCCAAGCTCAGAAGAAATATAAGGATGGGTTGCTGGTGATGGTTGCTGTGGGTTGGGCCAAAG ACCAACCACCTGCATATCCTCCTCCTGCCACTCTCCTCTGCCCATTCCACCCCTGCCTGaactctcttcttctcctctcacaCCTCCCATTGGTCTGGACTGTTGACCCCAAGGATCTGAACTCCTGCTCCTTCACCAGTTCTACTCCCT GTGCTGGTGGAGGCCTGATGAGTAACTTCGAGCAGCTGGTGCGTGGAATCTGGAAGCCCGAAACCAACGAGCTGCTGAAGATGTCATA TCCCACCAAGATCACGTTGATTGGCGCTGTGCTGTTTGCCCTGCAGCAGAATCATTACTTGCCTCTTCAGAAGCACCACCTCATGCTCATCTACACCGTCTTCATCGTTGTCAACAAG ACAAGAATGATGTTGACTGGTTCCAATTCCTCGCCATTTGCCCCTGTGGAGTCTGCCATGTACCACACGCTGTTCGCGCGGCCCAGCAAAGACTCCAGCCTTACTTGTGGGACCAAAGCCACAACCAAGCCTACAGCATCTGCGGCCAGTGCCATCGACGGTAAAGCAGACGGTAATTCCAGGAACGGCTCAACGGCTGGTGGCCTTGAATGCAGCTGCAACGGGCTGAACGGCAGTACCCATGAGCCCTCTGCACATGAGGAGAGCTCAGCTGACCAGGCAGAGCCGAAAGACACATCAAACAAAAAGACAGATTAG
- the tmem38b gene encoding trimeric intracellular cation channel type B isoform X2 — MDVAQRSPFACWFSSMLYCFGGAILSGLMMAEPPVAPLSNGTNILLASLVWYLVFYCPQDALYSCAAFLPVRLVLTGMKEVTRTWKVLGGVLQAQKKYKDGLLVMVAVGWAKDQPPAYPPPATLLCPFHPCLNSLLLLSHLPLVWTVDPKDLNSCSFTSSTPCAGGGLMSNFEQLVRGIWKPETNELLKMSYPTKITLIGAVLFALQQNHYLPLQKHHLMLIYTVFIVVNKTRMMLTGSNSSPFAPVESAMYHTLFARPSKDSSLTCGTKATTKPTASAASAIDGKADGNSRNGSTAGGLECSCNGLNGSTHEPSAHEESSADQAEPKDTSNKKTD; from the exons ATGGACGTGGCGCAGCGGAGCCCCTTCGCCTGCTGGTTCAGCTCCATGCTGTACTGTTTCGGTGGGGCCATTCTCTCGGGACTCATGATGGCAGAACCTCCGGTTGCCCCTCTGTCCAACGGTACCAACATCCTTCTGGCCTCACTAGTCTG GTACCTGGTGTTCTACTGCCCTCAGGATGCACTGTACTCATGTGCTGCGTTTCTGCCTGTTCGCTTGGTTCTGACCGGGATGAAGGAGGTGACCCGGACCTGGAAGGTGCTGGGAGGGGTTCTCCAAGCTCAGAAGAAATATAAGGATGGGTTGCTGGTGATGGTTGCTGTGGGTTGGGCCAAAG ACCAACCACCTGCATATCCTCCTCCTGCCACTCTCCTCTGCCCATTCCACCCCTGCCTGaactctcttcttctcctctcacaCCTCCCATTGGTCTGGACTGTTGACCCCAAGGATCTGAACTCCTGCTCCTTCACCAGTTCTACTCCCT GTGCTGGTGGAGGCCTGATGAGTAACTTCGAGCAGCTGGTGCGTGGAATCTGGAAGCCCGAAACCAACGAGCTGCTGAAGATGTCATA TCCCACCAAGATCACGTTGATTGGCGCTGTGCTGTTTGCCCTGCAGCAGAATCATTACTTGCCTCTTCAGAAGCACCACCTCATGCTCATCTACACCGTCTTCATCGTTGTCAACAAG ACAAGAATGATGTTGACTGGTTCCAATTCCTCGCCATTTGCCCCTGTGGAGTCTGCCATGTACCACACGCTGTTCGCGCGGCCCAGCAAAGACTCCAGCCTTACTTGTGGGACCAAAGCCACAACCAAGCCTACAGCATCTGCGGCCAGTGCCATCGACGGTAAAGCAGACGGTAATTCCAGGAACGGCTCAACGGCTGGTGGCCTTGAATGCAGCTGCAACGGGCTGAACGGCAGTACCCATGAGCCCTCTGCACATGAGGAGAGCTCAGCTGACCAGGCAGAGCCGAAAGACACATCAAACAAAAAGACAGATTAG